One part of the Lapillicoccus jejuensis genome encodes these proteins:
- a CDS encoding DEDD exonuclease domain-containing protein: MQVVQGTLDELGTSLADVTFVVVDLETTGGSASASAITEVGAVKVRGGEVLGEFQTLVRPSEPIPAFIQVLTGITDAMVAGAPRIESVLPAFLEFARDSVLVAHNAGFDISFLKAAAAATGHEWPGFRVVDTVHLARQLVSRDECRNHKLSSLAVLFGATTTPDHRALHDARATVDVLHGLLERVGNLGVHTLEELRSYTSRVTPAQRRKRFLADALPSAPGVYVFQDAAGRPLYVGTSRDIRTRARSYFTASEQRTRMAEMVGLATSIRPIVCPTTLEAQVRELRLIAAYKPRYNRRSRFPEKALWVKLTVEPFPRLSIVRQVLADGARYVGPFRTRLAAEAAVAAVHEVVPLRQCTARLGLRGTGSECALAGMGRCGAPCSGRQSVEEYAQVVEEAAGLLTGDARPVTGRLRRRMGELSAQERYEDAGTVRDRLLHLVRGAARAQRIAPLAASPELVAARRAERGGWELVCVRHGRLAGTGVSPAGADPLPYVATLRATAEVVQAPVGPVPAASAEETELVLRWLEEPGTRIVELDGTWSCPVGGAAGLRAVLEPAARGDVVPFDDDPAPAPAQRATA; this comes from the coding sequence ATGCAGGTGGTCCAGGGCACGCTCGACGAGCTGGGGACGTCGTTGGCCGACGTCACCTTCGTCGTCGTCGACCTCGAGACCACGGGCGGCAGCGCCTCCGCGTCGGCGATCACCGAGGTGGGTGCGGTCAAGGTCCGCGGCGGCGAGGTGCTCGGCGAGTTCCAGACCCTCGTGCGCCCGAGCGAGCCGATCCCCGCCTTCATCCAGGTGCTCACCGGGATCACCGACGCGATGGTCGCCGGGGCGCCGCGCATCGAGTCGGTCCTGCCGGCCTTCCTCGAGTTCGCCCGCGACAGCGTGCTGGTCGCGCACAACGCCGGGTTCGACATCTCCTTCCTCAAGGCCGCCGCGGCGGCGACCGGCCACGAGTGGCCGGGGTTCCGGGTCGTCGACACGGTCCACCTGGCCCGGCAGCTGGTGAGCCGCGACGAGTGCCGCAACCACAAGCTCTCCTCGCTCGCGGTCCTCTTCGGCGCGACCACGACCCCCGACCACCGGGCGCTGCACGACGCCCGCGCGACCGTCGACGTCCTGCACGGGCTGCTCGAGCGGGTGGGCAACCTCGGGGTCCACACCCTCGAGGAGCTGCGCAGCTACACCTCGCGGGTCACCCCGGCCCAGCGCCGCAAGCGGTTCCTCGCCGACGCGCTCCCCAGCGCGCCCGGGGTCTACGTCTTCCAGGACGCCGCCGGCCGCCCGCTCTACGTCGGCACGTCGCGCGACATCCGGACCCGGGCCCGCAGCTACTTCACCGCCTCCGAGCAGCGCACCCGCATGGCCGAGATGGTGGGGCTGGCGACGAGCATCCGGCCCATCGTGTGCCCGACGACGCTCGAGGCCCAGGTGCGCGAGCTGCGCCTCATCGCGGCCTACAAGCCCCGTTACAACCGCCGCTCGCGCTTCCCGGAGAAGGCCCTGTGGGTCAAGCTCACCGTCGAGCCGTTCCCGCGGCTGTCGATCGTGCGGCAGGTCCTCGCCGACGGCGCGCGCTACGTCGGCCCCTTCCGCACCCGGCTCGCGGCCGAGGCCGCGGTCGCGGCCGTGCACGAGGTCGTGCCGTTGCGCCAGTGCACGGCACGGCTGGGGTTGCGCGGCACCGGCTCGGAGTGCGCCCTCGCCGGCATGGGCCGGTGCGGCGCCCCGTGCTCCGGGCGGCAGAGCGTCGAGGAGTACGCGCAGGTCGTCGAGGAGGCCGCCGGTCTGCTCACCGGCGACGCGCGGCCCGTCACGGGGCGGCTGCGACGGCGGATGGGCGAGCTGTCCGCCCAGGAGCGCTACGAGGACGCCGGCACCGTCCGCGACCGGCTGCTGCACCTCGTGCGGGGGGCCGCCCGGGCGCAGCGGATCGCACCCCTGGCCGCCAGTCCCGAGCTGGTCGCCGCGCGGCGCGCCGAGCGCGGCGGCTGGGAGCTGGTCTGCGTGCGTCACGGGCGCCTCGCCGGCACCGGCGTCAGCCCCGCAGGCGCCGACCCCCTCCCGTACGTCGCCACGCTGCGCGCCACCGCGGAGGTCGTGCAGGCCCCCGTCGGGCCCGTCCCGGCCGCGTCCGCCGAGGAGACCGAGCTGGTGCTGCGCTGGCTCGAGGAGCCCGGCACCCGGATCGTCGAGCTCGACGGCACCTGGTCGTGCCCGGTGGGCGGGGCCGCGGGCCTGCGGGCGGTGCTCGAGCCCGCCGCCCGCGGCGACGTCGTCCCGTTCGACGACGACCCGGCTCCGGCACCCGCCCAGCGCGCCACCGCCTAG
- a CDS encoding Lrp/AsnC family transcriptional regulator — MITAIVLISCDVDRIPEVAQEIADLEGVTEVYSVTGGADLIAMIRVRQHEALADVIADRLSKVEGVVGTETHIAFRTYSRHDLEAAFSLGLEGGD, encoded by the coding sequence GTGATCACCGCCATCGTCCTCATCTCGTGCGACGTCGACCGGATCCCGGAGGTGGCGCAGGAGATCGCCGACCTCGAGGGCGTCACCGAGGTCTACTCGGTGACCGGTGGGGCCGACCTCATCGCGATGATCCGGGTGCGTCAGCACGAGGCCCTGGCCGACGTCATCGCCGACCGCCTCAGCAAGGTCGAGGGCGTCGTCGGCACCGAGACGCACATCGCCTTCCGCACCTACTCGCGGCACGACCTCGAGGCGGCCTTCAGCCTCGGCCTCGAGGGCGGCGACTGA
- the trpD gene encoding anthranilate phosphoribosyltransferase, with product MTTAGSPRTWPDVFATLVAREDLDADAAAWVMDRIMSGEASSAQVAGFLMGLRTKGESTEEMRGIAATMLEHAHRIEVPGPSLDIVGTGGDRRHTVNISTTAAMVCAAAGVTVVKHGNRAASSSSGSADVLEALGVDLRLPVARVAQVAREAGITFCFAQVFHPSFRHAAEARGALGIGTAFNFLGPLTNPAQPTYAAVGVADRRMAPVVAGVFAERGRDAAVFRGDDGLDELTLETTSSVWWVRGGTVREARLDPARLGLPVSPTDALRGGDAAHNAQVVREVFAGARGPVRDAVVLNAGLALALTGEDRGDRDEDLHADVRAGMDRAEHAVDSGAAATLLQRWVDVTRS from the coding sequence GTGACGACGGCCGGCTCGCCCCGTACCTGGCCCGACGTCTTCGCCACCCTCGTCGCACGGGAGGACCTCGACGCCGACGCGGCCGCGTGGGTGATGGACCGCATCATGTCCGGCGAGGCCAGCTCCGCCCAGGTCGCGGGCTTCCTCATGGGGCTGCGCACCAAGGGCGAGAGCACCGAGGAGATGCGCGGCATCGCCGCCACGATGCTCGAGCACGCGCACCGCATCGAGGTGCCCGGCCCCAGCCTCGACATCGTCGGCACCGGCGGGGACCGCCGGCACACCGTCAACATCTCGACCACCGCGGCGATGGTCTGCGCGGCGGCGGGCGTCACGGTCGTCAAGCACGGCAACCGCGCGGCGTCGTCGTCCTCCGGCTCCGCCGACGTCCTCGAGGCCCTCGGCGTCGACCTGCGGCTGCCGGTCGCCCGGGTCGCGCAGGTCGCCCGGGAGGCGGGGATCACCTTCTGCTTCGCGCAGGTGTTCCACCCGTCCTTCCGGCACGCGGCCGAGGCCCGCGGGGCGCTCGGCATCGGCACGGCCTTCAACTTCCTCGGCCCGCTCACCAACCCCGCCCAGCCCACGTACGCCGCCGTCGGGGTCGCCGACCGCCGGATGGCCCCGGTCGTCGCCGGCGTCTTCGCCGAACGGGGGCGCGACGCCGCGGTGTTCCGCGGGGACGACGGCCTCGACGAGCTGACGCTCGAGACGACGTCGTCCGTGTGGTGGGTGCGCGGTGGCACGGTCCGCGAGGCCCGTCTGGACCCGGCCCGCCTCGGGCTGCCGGTCAGCCCGACCGACGCGCTGCGCGGGGGCGACGCGGCCCACAACGCCCAGGTCGTGCGCGAGGTCTTCGCCGGCGCCCGCGGACCGGTGCGCGACGCGGTCGTCCTCAACGCCGGGCTGGCCCTCGCGCTGACCGGCGAGGACCGCGGCGACCGCGACGAGGACCTGCACGCGGACGTCCGCGCGGGCATGGACCGCGCCGAGCACGCGGTCGACTCGGGGGCGGCGGCGACCCTCCTGCAGCGCTGGGTCGACGTCACCCGCTCCTAG
- a CDS encoding cytochrome c oxidase subunit 3, translated as MVSVGTIVWLSSELMFFAGLFAMYFQIRSLSPELWAEHTAKLNVPFASVNCAVLVISSVWCQLGVWKAEAGQPKRTGKLWQVGFLDGLRRSGGSKPSWGMREWYVVTYLFGAFFIAGQVFEYAELTSENITLSSDRYGSVFYLTTGFHGMHVTGGLIAFLLIIGRTFTTKRYSHAQALGAVVTSYYWHFVDVVWIALFATIYLLK; from the coding sequence ATGGTGTCGGTCGGCACCATCGTCTGGCTCTCCAGCGAGCTGATGTTCTTCGCGGGGCTCTTCGCGATGTACTTCCAGATCCGTTCGCTCTCGCCCGAGCTGTGGGCCGAGCACACCGCCAAGCTCAACGTGCCGTTCGCCTCGGTCAACTGCGCCGTGCTGGTCATCTCCTCCGTGTGGTGCCAGCTGGGCGTCTGGAAGGCCGAGGCCGGCCAGCCCAAGCGCACCGGCAAGCTGTGGCAGGTCGGCTTCCTCGACGGCCTGCGCCGCTCCGGCGGCAGCAAGCCCTCGTGGGGCATGCGCGAGTGGTACGTCGTCACCTACCTCTTCGGCGCCTTCTTCATCGCCGGGCAGGTCTTCGAGTACGCCGAGCTGACCTCGGAGAACATCACGCTCTCCTCCGACCGTTACGGCTCGGTCTTCTACCTCACCACCGGCTTCCACGGCATGCACGTGACCGGCGGTCTCATCGCCTTCCTGCTCATCATCGGGCGCACCTTCACGACCAAGCGGTACAGCCACGCGCAGGCCCTCGGGGCCGTCGTGACCTCGTACTACTGGCACTTCGTCGACGTCGTGTGGATCGCGCTGTTCGCCACGATCTACCTGCTCAAGTGA